A genomic segment from Anopheles maculipalpis chromosome X, idAnoMacuDA_375_x, whole genome shotgun sequence encodes:
- the LOC126559892 gene encoding trypsin beta-like, translating to MKQIICLLISVLVCSTAVLTQDAKPTKSVEVSQSGRIINGPSTFIEGLRYPLSMWVNRIYNCGASIITTSHALTAAHCVYSSRTLINPALMILVGGTSYLNNPLVQVGVTRVAAHPNYTPTVVTSYYDVAVLTVPTNAFAGKPNMAPIALQIAEVAAGTSCFVVGWGWFDNNIQQPSNNLRYTFLNTITDSSCSLSQNSRISFDQICGVNGNNIDVCKGDSGGALVCGGRLTGIVSYGPVPCTSAKPTVFTKVMGPNIRNFIRSQAGI from the exons ATGAAGCAAATCATTTGTCTACTGATTTCGGTGCTCGTCTGCAGCACAGCAGTGCTGACACAGGATGCAAAACCAACTAAATCGGTTGAAGTATCGCAATCTGGACGTATCATTAATGGTCCGTCAACGTTCATCGAAGGCTTAAGGTATCCACTAAGTATGTGGGTAAACCGCATATACAATTGCGGTGCTAGCATCATCACGACATCGCACGCCTTGACTGCTGCTCATTGCGTATATAGCAGTAGAACTCTTATAAATCCTGCACTG ATGATTTTGGTCGGAGGTACGTCATACCTTAATAACCCTCTAGTCCAAGTTGGCGTGACTAGAGTCGCTGCTCATCCCAACTACACCCCAACTGTAGTAACGTCATACTATGATGTAGCTGTACTGACCGTACCTACAAACGCGTTCGCCGGAAAACCCAACATGGCTCCAATCGCGCTTCAAATCGCCGAAGTGGCGGCTGGTACATCTTGCTTTGTCGTTGGATGGGGTTGGTTTGACAATAACATTCAGCAACCATCGAACAATTTACGCTACACTTTCTTGAACACCATAACGGACTCTAGCTGTTCGTTAAGTCAAAACTCAAGAATATCTTTTGA TCAAATATGCGGCGTTAACGGGAATAACATAGATGTTTGCAAAGGTGACAGCGGCGGTGCCCTTGTGTGTGGAGGAAGATTAACAGGAATCGTTTCCTATGGCCCTGTACCTTGTACCAGTGCCAAACCAACAGTATTCACGAAGGTTATGGGACCCAACATTCGCAACTTCATTCGAAGTCAAGCAGGAATCTAA